GCGGCGTTGCTGGTCGCGTGGTACGCGATCCACGTCTGGTCGCCCGCGGGgctgctgaagaagctgTTGTGCCCCGTGCCGAAGTGcccgttgccgctgccgagcaCGCACCGGTCGCCCTTGGCCCACGCCGCCGGGTCCGTCGGGACCCTCGAGCCGTCCCACGTCAGCAGCCCGAGGCAGTAGCTCGCCGACCAGCAGTAGCTCGCGCTGTACGCAACGTAAGTCCGGCCGCCGAAGTAGAGCGCCGCGGGCCCCTCGTTGACCGGGTGCGAGACGCGCTCCCAGGCCTGCGTGGGCTGCGAGATGAGCGAGACGGCgcccgaggtcgagacgTAGTCGGCGTTGAGCTTCTGGATGCAGATGGACTGGTACGCGGCGCCGTGGAAGCACGAGTACATGAGGAACTCGCCGTGCTGCGGCGTGCGCAGCACCGAGGCGTCGATGGCCCACTCATCGGGCCCGATGCGGCCCACGTAGGTGTACGCGTCCCACGGGGTCGTGCCGCCTGTGATGGAGGTTTCGGTCAGTGGCAGGGTTCATCTCGTACACATACATGTCCGTGTTTTCGTGCGTGTtagaggaagagggagagagacaggcGAACAGAAACATACCCCTCAAGACGTGCATCCGCTGGTTGTCGAGATTCGCGCTCCCGCCCGCCGTGAAGTAAATGTACCACCGGTTGCCCAGCCAGTGCACCTCGGGGGCCCAGACGTTGCAGCAGCGCGAGGCGTTGGACGACGAGTAGACAACCTTCCTCGCCGCTGTCTTGAGGCCCTCGATGGTCGTCGACCGCGCGATCTCCACCGTCGACCACGTCGTCGACAGGAGGTAGTAGTACCCGTCGCCCGAGTACGT
This genomic interval from Colletotrichum higginsianum IMI 349063 chromosome 9, whole genome shotgun sequence contains the following:
- a CDS encoding Glycosyl hydrolase family 43 encodes the protein MRLPRLLSALTSLLVALAAAPLASAFTNPIRRPGGSDPFITYSGDGYYYLLSTTWSTVEIARSTTIEGLKTAARKVVYSSSNASRCCNVWAPEVHWLGNRWYIYFTAGGSANLDNQRMHVLRGGTTPWDAYTYVGRIGPDEWAIDASVLRTPQHGEFLMYSCFHGAAYQSICIQKLNADYVSTSGAVSLISQPTQAWERVSHPVNEGPAALYFGGRTYVAYSASYCWSASYCLGLLTWDGSRVPTDPAAWAKGDRCVLGSGNGHFGTGHNSFFSSPAGDQTWIAYHATSNAAGACDDSRYTMVQLLGTHSNGAPNFGSPVAFSHVYSEPHK